The following proteins come from a genomic window of Methanosarcina sp. MTP4:
- a CDS encoding metal-dependent hydrolase translates to MFIFGHIGITLGIVYSVTYLLDHLRPEKSFRIDYHWVAFGALLSDMIDKPLGRIVLAETIGSGRIFAHTLLFGFLLAFAGYTLYRRTDDSKLLVLAGASFCHLFEDQLWKSPAVLFWPFSGWSFPRDQIYGNFFEYLTVVFSHAYDPAYTGVFTSEIIGFCITALFAGSYAKTKISGN, encoded by the coding sequence ATGTTCATTTTCGGGCACATAGGAATTACCCTGGGGATAGTTTATTCGGTAACTTATTTGCTGGACCATTTGCGTCCGGAAAAAAGCTTTCGGATAGATTACCACTGGGTTGCCTTCGGAGCCCTTCTCTCGGACATGATCGACAAGCCCCTGGGCAGAATAGTCCTTGCCGAAACAATCGGGAGCGGAAGAATCTTTGCCCACACCCTGCTTTTCGGATTTCTGCTTGCCTTTGCAGGGTACACCCTCTACCGCAGGACAGATGACTCAAAACTCCTTGTCCTTGCAGGGGCATCCTTTTGCCACCTTTTCGAAGACCAGCTCTGGAAAAGCCCCGCAGTCCTTTTCTGGCCGTTTTCAGGCTGGAGTTTTCCCAGAGACCAGATTTACGGCAATTTTTTTGAGTATTTGACAGTGGTCTTCAGCCATGCATACGATCCGGCTTATACAGGCGTGTTCACCTCCGAGATAATCGGATTTTGCATCACCGCACTGTTTGCGGGCAGTTATGCCAAGACAAAAATTTCCGGGAATTAA
- a CDS encoding (5-formylfuran-3-yl)methyl phosphate synthase, whose product MKLLVSPINREEAIITSKSGADIIDIKNPKEGSLGANFPWVVRDVKEAVNGEQPISAAIGDFNFKPGTAALTALGAAVAGADYIKIGLYDIQTEEQALELLTGVVKAVKDYDPRKRVVASGYSDYERINSISPMLLPAVAAEAGADVVMVDTGVKDGKSTFEFMDEEKLTEFVGLGHENGLQVAIAGSLKFEDLSLLEAIGPDIIGVRGMVCGGDRSNAIKQDLVEKLVSECQA is encoded by the coding sequence ATGAAACTACTTGTAAGTCCTATCAACAGGGAAGAGGCAATTATCACCTCAAAAAGTGGCGCAGATATCATAGACATCAAAAATCCGAAAGAAGGCTCCCTTGGAGCCAACTTCCCCTGGGTAGTTCGGGATGTAAAAGAAGCCGTGAACGGCGAACAACCGATCAGCGCAGCCATAGGGGATTTCAACTTCAAGCCCGGAACTGCAGCCCTCACAGCCCTCGGGGCAGCAGTTGCCGGGGCAGATTACATTAAAATCGGCCTCTATGACATCCAGACCGAAGAACAGGCCCTTGAACTACTCACTGGAGTGGTAAAGGCGGTAAAGGATTACGACCCCAGGAAAAGAGTTGTAGCTTCCGGATACTCGGACTATGAACGTATCAACTCAATCTCCCCCATGCTCCTTCCGGCAGTTGCCGCTGAAGCAGGAGCAGATGTAGTTATGGTGGACACCGGAGTAAAAGACGGGAAATCCACTTTTGAGTTCATGGATGAAGAAAAGCTGACAGAGTTCGTAGGACTGGGCCATGAAAACGGCCTTCAGGTTGCAATCGCCGGCTCCCTGAAATTCGAAGACCTGTCCTTGCTTGAAGCTATCGGTCCCGACATCATCGGAGTCAGGGGAATGGTCTGCGGTGGAGACAGGAGCAATGCCATCAAGCAGGACCTTGTCGAGAAACTGGTAAGCGAGTGCCAGGCCTGA
- a CDS encoding HisA/HisF-related TIM barrel protein, with amino-acid sequence MFRVIFVMDIFNRNVVLAKGGVRENYRPVSDSSGVCSSPDPVEIVEVLQPLEVYIADLNVLQGGNRDTNSEIIRAVSSKAETMLDFGVSSQNDVEKALSIANTAVIGTETGTFAAIRETASLYPGRISVSIDIKHGKVLKQDPEIPSDPFEIVEALDELPLKDLILLDMDRVGTASGFDPVFLKELALRSKHDVLLGGGVRSMEDLYILGKIGVKGALVATAVHNGSIPLEWLKSGPEIE; translated from the coding sequence ATGTTCCGCGTAATTTTCGTAATGGATATATTTAATCGTAACGTGGTCCTCGCAAAAGGTGGAGTTCGGGAAAATTACCGCCCGGTTTCGGATAGTAGCGGAGTATGCAGCAGTCCGGACCCCGTAGAGATTGTCGAGGTTTTGCAGCCACTGGAAGTGTACATTGCCGATCTCAATGTCCTGCAGGGCGGCAATAGGGATACCAATTCGGAAATTATCCGGGCCGTGAGTTCAAAGGCCGAAACGATGCTGGATTTTGGAGTTTCCTCTCAGAATGACGTGGAAAAAGCCCTCTCTATTGCAAACACGGCGGTCATAGGCACGGAAACAGGGACATTTGCCGCAATCCGGGAAACCGCTTCCCTATATCCGGGCAGGATAAGTGTCAGTATTGATATCAAACATGGTAAAGTCCTTAAACAGGACCCTGAGATCCCTTCCGACCCCTTTGAAATCGTGGAAGCCCTGGACGAGTTGCCCCTGAAAGACCTGATTCTCCTTGACATGGACCGGGTAGGGACAGCTTCCGGGTTTGACCCCGTTTTCCTCAAGGAACTTGCGCTTCGTTCAAAGCACGATGTCTTGCTCGGAGGCGGAGTTCGGAGCATGGAGGACCTTTACATCCTTGGAAAAATAGGAGTTAAGGGTGCCCTGGTGGCGACTGCCGTCCACAACGGCTCGATCCCCCTGGAATGGTTGAAGAGCGGGCCGGAAATTGAGTAA
- the tmk gene encoding dTMP kinase, whose protein sequence is MRGKLITLEGIDGSGKSTVVKRLQENPEIQALGPVFTREPTRGTLTGTAVEQAILSETDQLAELFLFTADHAEHLAKLVKPALGSGKTVISDRYSDSRYAYQGMTLKNRIKEPMEWVRGLHRGWTVVPDLTFLFDIKPDTAVERCGKRGEQTKFEKIEFLRGVQENFFRLAAEEPERFLVIDANRHPDVVEKDVVEKILEFLGNEQK, encoded by the coding sequence ATGAGAGGCAAACTGATCACTCTTGAAGGCATTGACGGTTCAGGAAAAAGCACGGTTGTAAAAAGACTTCAGGAAAACCCGGAGATCCAGGCTCTTGGCCCTGTCTTTACCCGGGAGCCCACAAGAGGGACCCTTACCGGGACTGCCGTGGAGCAGGCGATCCTCTCGGAAACCGACCAGCTTGCAGAACTATTTCTCTTTACCGCCGACCATGCCGAGCACCTGGCAAAGCTGGTAAAACCCGCTCTGGGAAGTGGGAAAACCGTAATTTCAGACCGCTACTCCGATAGCCGCTACGCCTATCAGGGCATGACCCTGAAAAACCGAATCAAAGAGCCCATGGAATGGGTTCGGGGCCTCCACAGGGGCTGGACTGTCGTCCCGGACCTGACCTTCCTCTTCGATATCAAACCCGATACAGCAGTTGAACGCTGTGGAAAACGGGGAGAACAGACCAAATTCGAAAAAATCGAATTTTTGCGAGGCGTGCAGGAGAACTTTTTCAGGCTTGCAGCAGAAGAACCGGAAAGGTTTCTTGTGATCGATGCCAACCGCCACCCGGACGTTGTGGAAAAAGATGTTGTGGAAAAAATCCTTGAATTCCTGGGAAATGAGCAAAAATAA
- a CDS encoding DUF166 domain-containing protein, with protein MTVIGVITRGKYGNRLIETILKHSGFSVVSTDLPEFLPVFIEEPDEFLENLNFDLSVFSAEIVVTYSLHPDLTSGIARLAAENGVRALIVPGGPSRASVPELEQISEKSGMSIEVDEICCTLEANPANRVFAEVFGVPVLKVKTKDGKIANVEVIKGAPCGSTWQMAKDLVGVPVKDAPPKAGLLVQQYPCRAIRGEMGGIHESAELHKQALIKALEAEALENEE; from the coding sequence ATGACAGTAATCGGAGTTATCACGCGGGGCAAGTATGGAAACCGACTGATCGAGACTATCCTGAAGCACAGTGGCTTTTCGGTAGTATCTACTGATCTGCCGGAGTTCCTGCCTGTTTTTATCGAGGAGCCTGATGAATTTCTAGAAAATCTTAATTTTGACCTGAGTGTCTTTTCCGCAGAGATAGTTGTTACCTATTCCCTGCATCCTGACCTTACCTCTGGGATCGCCCGACTTGCGGCAGAGAATGGGGTGCGTGCCCTTATCGTACCGGGTGGGCCTTCAAGGGCTTCTGTTCCCGAGCTTGAACAGATCTCCGAGAAATCCGGCATGAGTATCGAGGTTGACGAGATCTGCTGTACCCTCGAAGCAAATCCTGCTAACCGGGTCTTTGCGGAAGTTTTCGGGGTTCCGGTTCTCAAGGTCAAAACTAAGGACGGAAAAATCGCAAATGTGGAGGTAATAAAAGGGGCCCCCTGCGGAAGCACCTGGCAGATGGCAAAGGATCTTGTAGGTGTGCCTGTGAAAGATGCCCCTCCGAAAGCAGGCCTCCTTGTCCAGCAATACCCTTGTAGGGCTATCCGGGGCGAAATGGGCGGAATTCACGAGTCAGCAGAGCTTCATAAGCAGGCGCTCATAAAAGCACTCGAAGCCGAAGCGCTGGAAAATGAGGAGTGA
- a CDS encoding DUF2111 domain-containing protein produces MTIACAVHSLLGLPTTIRSLKRKGLRIEKGKVLDREYTGPILEEVLRTNKVMHEVPRDGMYRGKHVVVAPIRSKDGKAIAAIGIVDLLATLDLSDVFKGYPDVLEEVEEARKLMK; encoded by the coding sequence GTGACTATCGCATGTGCGGTACATTCCCTGTTGGGTCTCCCCACCACTATCCGAAGCCTCAAGCGAAAGGGGTTGCGAATTGAAAAGGGAAAAGTCCTTGACAGGGAATACACCGGGCCCATACTTGAAGAGGTACTCAGGACCAACAAAGTTATGCACGAGGTCCCGAGGGATGGCATGTACAGGGGTAAGCATGTGGTTGTGGCACCTATTCGTTCGAAGGACGGAAAGGCGATTGCGGCGATCGGAATTGTGGACTTGCTGGCTACCCTTGATCTTTCCGATGTTTTCAAGGGATACCCTGATGTGCTAGAAGAAGTCGAAGAAGCAAGAAAGCTGATGAAGTAA
- a CDS encoding F420-dependent methylenetetrahydromethanopterin dehydrogenase: protein MVNIGFIKMGNLGMSQVINLIQDEIAAREGITVRVCGTGAKMGPDDAAYTESFKQWDADFVIIISPNAAAPGPTAARELWKDKPCIVVSDGPTKKDARQALEDEGFGYIILPVDPLIGAKREFLDPVEMASFNADAMKVLSLCGVVRLIQEEFDKVADQVNAGNSGKELELPHIFAKPEKCVEHGGFANPYAKAKALAALHMAEKVAQVNFPACFMLKDIEQVCLATATGHEIMGAAAVLATQAREIEKSNDTVLRQPHAKNGTLLTKTKLYEKPQ from the coding sequence ATGGTCAACATAGGATTCATAAAAATGGGAAACCTGGGAATGAGCCAGGTTATCAACCTTATTCAGGATGAAATTGCCGCTCGAGAGGGAATCACCGTCCGCGTTTGCGGGACAGGCGCTAAGATGGGCCCCGACGATGCCGCATACACCGAGAGCTTCAAGCAGTGGGATGCAGACTTTGTTATCATCATCAGCCCAAATGCTGCCGCCCCCGGCCCGACTGCAGCTCGCGAACTCTGGAAAGACAAGCCCTGCATCGTGGTTTCTGACGGTCCGACAAAGAAGGACGCCCGCCAGGCCCTCGAAGACGAAGGCTTCGGATACATCATCCTCCCGGTCGACCCCCTTATCGGAGCAAAGAGGGAATTCCTCGACCCCGTGGAGATGGCATCCTTCAATGCCGATGCAATGAAAGTGCTTTCCCTTTGTGGCGTTGTGAGACTCATCCAGGAAGAATTTGACAAGGTAGCCGACCAGGTGAACGCCGGCAATTCCGGAAAGGAACTTGAACTCCCCCACATCTTCGCAAAACCCGAGAAATGTGTGGAACACGGAGGCTTTGCAAACCCCTATGCAAAAGCAAAGGCCCTTGCTGCCCTGCACATGGCTGAAAAAGTCGCACAGGTCAACTTCCCTGCCTGCTTCATGTTAAAGGACATTGAACAGGTGTGCCTTGCAACCGCAACAGGCCACGAAATCATGGGAGCCGCTGCAGTCCTGGCAACTCAGGCAAGAGAAATTGAAAAATCCAACGATACAGTCCTCAGGCAGCCTCACGCAAAGAACGGCACCCTGCTGACAAAAACAAAGTTATACGAAAAACCCCAGTAA
- the serB gene encoding phosphoserine phosphatase SerB — MYNSTENKLIVFDMDSTLIDAETIDELARAAGVVSKVEEITKRAMSGDLDFGQALFERVSLLKGLSLETAQAAVDQIPFMPGAVEMIRYVKELGYKTAMVSGGFTISADKIGKALDIDFVVSNELLVKDGYFTGEVIGPLTEGNSKAKVLEELARRNGVWPEQCVVVGDGANDACIFERAGFSIAFNPKPILREYADVVITKKDLTALIPVLGSLSHLFHNQAQHVDIEQ, encoded by the coding sequence ATGTATAATTCCACTGAAAATAAACTAATTGTTTTTGATATGGATAGCACCCTTATCGACGCTGAGACCATCGATGAGCTCGCCAGGGCTGCAGGTGTTGTAAGCAAGGTGGAGGAGATTACGAAGAGAGCGATGAGCGGAGACCTTGATTTTGGACAGGCGCTTTTCGAGAGGGTTAGCCTCCTCAAAGGCCTATCTCTGGAAACTGCACAGGCTGCTGTGGATCAGATCCCCTTTATGCCGGGTGCAGTGGAAATGATCAGGTATGTCAAGGAACTGGGTTACAAAACCGCAATGGTTTCCGGCGGATTTACAATCTCTGCTGATAAAATTGGCAAAGCGCTTGATATTGATTTCGTGGTTTCCAACGAATTGCTCGTGAAAGACGGCTATTTCACCGGAGAGGTTATTGGCCCCCTGACTGAAGGTAATTCCAAGGCGAAAGTGCTAGAGGAATTGGCCCGCAGAAATGGGGTCTGGCCCGAACAGTGTGTAGTCGTCGGGGACGGCGCGAATGATGCCTGCATCTTTGAACGGGCAGGTTTTTCAATAGCTTTTAATCCCAAACCAATCCTGAGGGAATATGCGGATGTGGTCATTACAAAAAAAGACCTCACAGCATTGATCCCTGTCCTTGGATCTCTTTCTCATTTATTTCATAATCAGGCACAGCATGTCGACATCGAACAGTAG
- a CDS encoding coiled-coil protein: MLKELQKKRTDLKAISEESKEKRNTLNAEASALAAKRNELNKKTKDLINEAQELKDSRDEINEKVSEYKNKRDDTNAKANELFAKADSIRKQNNMGGPSIKMLRKDIDRLEFAQQTEVLSTSKERELVGKITQLQKQYHVKKVQLENNVELKDILDEAQQIRDEASEYHKELAEYAKQAQEFHEKMIAAFKEADRTRAESDIAHKDFVKAQEAADEQHKIFINAQKEIREIDKEVFKLKKKDKDGKGRPAKAELQKDAKDIFEKFKGGAKLTTEDLMTLQRSGL; encoded by the coding sequence ATGCTTAAAGAATTACAGAAAAAAAGAACCGATTTAAAGGCTATTTCTGAAGAATCCAAAGAAAAGAGAAATACCTTAAATGCGGAAGCCAGCGCTCTTGCAGCTAAGAGGAATGAGCTGAACAAGAAGACCAAGGATCTCATTAATGAAGCCCAGGAACTCAAAGATTCCAGGGATGAGATCAACGAAAAAGTTAGCGAATACAAGAATAAGCGTGACGATACCAATGCTAAGGCAAACGAACTGTTTGCAAAGGCAGACTCTATCCGAAAGCAGAATAATATGGGCGGTCCCTCTATCAAAATGCTCCGAAAGGACATCGACCGGCTTGAGTTTGCCCAGCAGACCGAAGTGCTGAGCACAAGCAAAGAGAGGGAACTCGTTGGCAAGATCACTCAGCTCCAGAAGCAGTACCATGTTAAGAAGGTTCAGCTTGAGAACAACGTTGAACTGAAGGACATCCTTGATGAAGCTCAGCAAATCCGGGACGAAGCTTCGGAGTACCACAAGGAACTGGCAGAGTATGCAAAGCAGGCTCAGGAATTCCATGAGAAGATGATTGCCGCCTTCAAGGAAGCTGACAGGACCAGGGCAGAGTCGGATATCGCTCACAAGGATTTCGTTAAAGCCCAGGAAGCAGCTGACGAGCAGCACAAGATTTTCATCAATGCCCAGAAAGAAATTCGGGAAATTGATAAGGAAGTTTTCAAGCTTAAGAAGAAGGACAAGGACGGCAAAGGTCGCCCGGCAAAGGCTGAACTTCAGAAAGATGCTAAGGACATCTTTGAAAAATTCAAGGGTGGAGCCAAGCTTACCACTGAAGACCTCATGACTCTCCAGAGATCTGGTCTTTAA
- a CDS encoding DUF2162 domain-containing protein: protein MNSTVLTVIGILIAIFMFGIKTGLGCGFSNAGPRKIIAVAGSYFLLSVLVGSVVGNFSMESFENISGLGLGVHVLLSLLLIGTGIYTQKKWNAGRDVSGHTFLVLSMPCPVCLAALTFCCMLLAASLELSGLKIGLLVGTAFCISVLVSSFGFKRLGKTPESLGSVMLLLGIYYLLGAMIIPAYMKTKQLNLVALSGDGAGIVPLSFSAMVILGGFLLGNVRSNQ, encoded by the coding sequence ATGAATTCAACGGTGTTAACAGTTATCGGCATCTTAATCGCGATTTTTATGTTTGGGATTAAAACCGGACTTGGATGCGGCTTTTCAAATGCAGGACCTCGAAAAATAATTGCGGTTGCAGGCAGTTATTTCCTGCTCTCTGTGCTTGTGGGAAGCGTTGTGGGAAATTTCAGCATGGAAAGTTTTGAGAACATTTCCGGTCTCGGGCTGGGGGTTCATGTCCTGCTTTCTCTGCTCCTCATCGGAACCGGGATATATACCCAGAAGAAGTGGAACGCCGGGAGGGATGTTTCAGGGCACACTTTCCTTGTCCTTTCCATGCCCTGCCCGGTCTGCCTTGCAGCCCTGACTTTTTGCTGTATGCTCCTTGCAGCTAGCCTTGAGCTCAGCGGGCTGAAAATCGGGCTACTTGTGGGGACTGCTTTTTGCATTTCGGTCCTGGTTTCTTCTTTCGGCTTCAAGAGACTCGGAAAAACCCCTGAAAGCCTGGGAAGCGTAATGCTGCTTCTTGGCATCTACTATCTGCTAGGAGCCATGATCATACCGGCTTACATGAAAACAAAGCAGCTGAACCTGGTAGCTCTCTCGGGAGACGGGGCGGGGATCGTTCCCCTTTCTTTTTCTGCAATGGTGATTCTGGGCGGGTTCTTGCTGGGAAATGTGAGGTCAAATCAATGA
- a CDS encoding MotA/TolQ/ExbB proton channel family protein — protein MSIAGPLFSIMYTFSSALLYPVIIVLLLLVLSSLGLIGEFLSEYSKRHRDSRKLEEDCMQLRSTVKNSRFLDASNTLRESRQNRMVTSFSRDAAPYLEQKRFYAIEKLAAEYEIRMSGQLEKTKILATISPMLGLMGTLIPLGPALIGLSQGDIATLANNLMIAFATTVVGLFAGSVGYVLTQVRRRWYWEDMSDIDYILDALEEGFKEPSEDGRRIEQNELTPSLTAEEEIHEKKQTLPANRAPAGSGRPEPVDRSC, from the coding sequence ATGAGTATAGCAGGTCCCCTTTTTAGCATAATGTATACTTTTTCATCAGCTTTGCTCTATCCGGTGATAATAGTCCTGCTCCTGCTGGTCCTTTCTTCTCTGGGCCTTATAGGGGAATTTTTGTCGGAGTATTCAAAAAGGCACAGGGATTCTCGGAAACTGGAAGAAGACTGCATGCAGCTCCGAAGCACGGTGAAAAATTCGAGGTTTCTGGACGCCTCAAATACCCTCCGGGAAAGCAGGCAGAACCGGATGGTTACTTCCTTTTCCAGGGATGCTGCACCCTATCTTGAGCAAAAGCGGTTTTATGCGATCGAAAAACTTGCAGCCGAATATGAGATAAGGATGTCCGGGCAGCTCGAAAAGACAAAAATCCTGGCTACCATTTCTCCCATGCTGGGGCTAATGGGTACCCTTATCCCCCTCGGCCCTGCCCTTATCGGCCTCTCACAGGGAGACATTGCCACCCTTGCAAACAACCTGATGATTGCCTTTGCTACTACCGTTGTCGGGCTGTTTGCCGGGAGCGTCGGGTATGTCCTGACCCAGGTCAGGAGGCGCTGGTACTGGGAGGACATGTCAGACATTGATTACATTCTGGATGCTCTGGAAGAGGGCTTCAAGGAACCCTCAGAGGACGGAAGAAGAATCGAGCAAAACGAGCTAACCCCGTCCCTGACTGCGGAGGAAGAAATACATGAGAAAAAGCAGACGTTACCGGCGAACCGGGCTCCGGCAGGGTCCGGAAGACCAGAACCCGTTGACAGGAGTTGCTAA
- a CDS encoding DUF2149 domain-containing protein gives MRKSRRYRRTGLRQGPEDQNPLTGVANLFDVAMVFSVALLVALVMSYQLPELLNPEEDITIVKNPGAQDMKIIIKEKGQPIEVLNMTDNIGGGTGEALGTAYRLADGRVIYVPESEEEGNETSG, from the coding sequence ATGAGAAAAAGCAGACGTTACCGGCGAACCGGGCTCCGGCAGGGTCCGGAAGACCAGAACCCGTTGACAGGAGTTGCTAACCTCTTCGATGTGGCAATGGTTTTTTCAGTCGCGCTGCTCGTTGCCCTGGTCATGTCTTACCAGCTGCCCGAACTCTTGAATCCTGAAGAGGATATCACAATCGTAAAAAACCCGGGAGCTCAGGACATGAAAATCATTATCAAGGAGAAAGGGCAGCCGATTGAAGTCCTGAACATGACCGACAATATAGGTGGAGGCACAGGAGAAGCCCTTGGGACAGCCTACAGGCTGGCCGATGGCAGGGTGATCTATGTCCCGGAAAGCGAAGAAGAGGGGAATGAAACCTCCGGGTGA
- a CDS encoding radical SAM protein, with protein sequence MQYDFYKNPLFRVYAEVEHGRVRMKTSGVASPIMKRVMAGNFAIFDGEKPATVGEKRLIYSTWMPPIPGPGFDRLVKSQLSAMLGKMVPDQVTISITEDCPNNCIHCALPDTKNRAKLSPETVKDAIDQMLEIGSTFIIFDGGEPLTYQGLEDLISYVDPEKAITGMFTSGVGMTPEKARSLKEAGLYSLTVSFDSPFEEKHDYIRGRKGVFKSAVDAVKNGLEAGLLVNIYLVLSRENVDELDELYALAAELGAHELSFYEIVPTGRWMEHESEILTPADLKKFDAFVARAKEKEGPRIFPIPQVMRTTGCMAGRKWLHITPEGNILPCACIPVPYGNVHADKIKDVWKKIREDPVYNADSCLMRNPEFREKYLKIPE encoded by the coding sequence ATGCAGTATGATTTTTACAAAAACCCCCTCTTCAGGGTCTACGCCGAAGTCGAGCACGGCAGAGTCCGGATGAAAACCAGCGGAGTCGCCTCCCCGATTATGAAAAGAGTGATGGCAGGAAACTTCGCCATCTTTGATGGGGAAAAGCCCGCAACAGTCGGGGAAAAACGGCTGATCTATTCCACCTGGATGCCACCGATCCCGGGCCCCGGTTTTGACAGGCTGGTAAAAAGCCAGCTCTCCGCCATGCTGGGGAAGATGGTCCCCGACCAGGTCACGATCTCCATTACCGAGGACTGCCCCAACAACTGCATCCACTGTGCCCTCCCGGATACGAAAAACCGGGCAAAGCTGTCTCCCGAAACCGTGAAGGATGCCATCGACCAGATGCTTGAGATAGGCAGCACCTTCATAATCTTCGACGGGGGAGAACCCCTGACCTACCAGGGTCTCGAAGACCTGATCAGCTATGTAGACCCGGAAAAAGCAATCACCGGCATGTTCACTTCCGGAGTTGGGATGACCCCGGAAAAGGCAAGGAGCCTGAAAGAAGCGGGACTTTATTCCCTGACCGTCAGCTTTGACAGCCCCTTCGAGGAAAAGCACGATTACATAAGGGGCAGGAAAGGAGTCTTCAAAAGTGCCGTCGACGCGGTCAAAAACGGGCTAGAAGCCGGGCTGCTGGTCAACATCTACCTGGTCCTTTCCAGGGAAAACGTGGACGAACTTGACGAACTCTACGCCCTTGCCGCCGAACTCGGCGCCCATGAACTCTCTTTTTACGAAATTGTCCCCACGGGCCGCTGGATGGAACACGAATCCGAAATCCTGACCCCGGCAGACCTTAAAAAATTTGACGCTTTCGTAGCCAGGGCAAAGGAAAAAGAAGGACCCAGAATTTTCCCCATACCCCAGGTGATGCGGACCACGGGCTGCATGGCCGGTCGGAAATGGCTTCACATAACCCCCGAAGGAAACATCCTGCCCTGCGCCTGCATCCCGGTTCCTTACGGGAACGTCCATGCAGATAAAATAAAAGACGTCTGGAAAAAGATCCGGGAAGACCCGGTTTACAACGCAGACTCCTGCCTCATGAGGAACCCGGAATTCAGGGAGAAGTACCTGAAGATACCGGAATGA
- a CDS encoding NAD(P)/FAD-dependent oxidoreductase → MDADIIIIGASPAGLMAARNACEKGADVLLLEKKEELGHPPHPANSFFKGMLDRCGEKVDPSYVDHYLKGMQIIAPSGRRVVVETPGYAIDKTKFDRFYAKKVTGTGVDLRTGIEAYNILKDREEFAISTSEGVFRSKLVIISDGINSKMASLLGLKTMKHPEDIAWGIELDVMAPGLGKPDMFEYYVGNHAPGWKTTYSPRGGDNAAIGAYVRRCGKDATPYLDAWVERFKKLKGIEELEVVRKLSGGDPIVTIPNEYITDGVMVVGGAAGQSGIGYAMRSGQICGDVAADAVKKGDVSKNALSEYRKAWENEYRAEHYLGRIALETLRKMTDREIDEMVKVFEKEDLSFIHGSAFEQAMQVFMFMLKKKPTAMLKYRAFLRNK, encoded by the coding sequence ATGGACGCTGATATCATAATAATCGGGGCATCCCCTGCAGGGCTGATGGCTGCCCGAAACGCCTGCGAGAAGGGTGCAGATGTCCTTTTGCTGGAAAAAAAGGAAGAGCTCGGGCATCCCCCTCATCCTGCAAACTCTTTTTTCAAGGGGATGTTGGACAGGTGCGGCGAGAAGGTAGACCCGTCCTACGTGGACCATTACCTGAAAGGCATGCAGATCATTGCCCCCTCGGGACGCAGGGTGGTTGTTGAAACCCCCGGATATGCCATTGACAAGACGAAATTCGACCGTTTTTACGCAAAGAAGGTTACGGGTACCGGGGTAGACCTGCGCACAGGTATCGAAGCCTACAACATCCTGAAAGACCGTGAAGAATTTGCAATAAGTACATCTGAGGGAGTCTTCAGGTCAAAGCTTGTGATCATCTCCGACGGGATCAACTCGAAAATGGCTTCTCTCCTCGGCCTGAAAACCATGAAACACCCCGAAGACATCGCCTGGGGCATTGAACTGGACGTAATGGCCCCGGGCCTGGGGAAACCGGACATGTTCGAGTACTACGTGGGAAACCACGCTCCCGGCTGGAAGACCACTTACTCTCCCCGCGGGGGGGACAATGCCGCAATCGGAGCTTATGTGCGCAGGTGCGGGAAAGACGCCACCCCCTACCTGGACGCCTGGGTAGAGCGCTTCAAAAAGCTCAAAGGAATCGAGGAGCTTGAAGTCGTGAGAAAACTCTCCGGCGGAGACCCTATCGTAACCATCCCGAACGAGTATATCACAGACGGGGTCATGGTCGTGGGAGGCGCCGCCGGACAGTCAGGGATAGGCTATGCAATGCGTTCAGGCCAGATCTGCGGAGACGTGGCTGCAGATGCCGTTAAAAAAGGCGACGTTTCAAAAAACGCCCTCTCGGAATACCGGAAGGCCTGGGAAAACGAGTACAGGGCCGAACACTACCTGGGCAGGATTGCCCTTGAGACCCTGCGGAAGATGACGGACAGGGAAATCGACGAGATGGTCAAAGTCTTTGAAAAAGAAGACCTCTCCTTCATCCACGGAAGCGCCTTTGAGCAGGCCATGCAGGTCTTCATGTTCATGCTTAAAAAGAAACCCACGGCAATGCTCAAGTACAGGGCATTTCTCAGGAACAAATGA